The sequence below is a genomic window from Uranotaenia lowii strain MFRU-FL chromosome 2, ASM2978415v1, whole genome shotgun sequence.
ATCACCTATCAAGAGCTGATCGATTTCCTGTATTCTCGAGCGATGATGCTGAAGACGATCGTCTCAGAGGAGCAGCACTACCTGCAAACGATGCCAACGAGGATGACGGGATCCCAACCGAAGAAGCAGTACCGATTAGTGGCCAATCCTGTTGCGTCGGATACAAAACCTGATCCACCGCCGTGTATTGTATGTTCGGAACGACACCATCTGTTTCGCTGCAGGAAATTCGCCAGTTTCTCTCCCAACAACCGTCGTCAAGTTGTTACATCGCATCGTTTGTGttggaattgtttcaattttggacATTTAGCAAGAACATGTTCCTCTCGACACACTTGTCGTTTCTGCAACGGAAGGCATCACTCTCTCCTCCACGATGCAATCAAGGCCACCTTTTTCAATTCGCTGCCGGAACCAACGTCGTTATTGTCGAATTCGCCCCTACCAGCTCCGCAGCGCAGTACCGCCCCTACAGATGCAGATCCGCAACCATCAACTTCGAGCCAACAAGTATGTATGACTGTTCAGGCATCAACCAGTACAGTTTTGCTAGAAACGGTTATGCTTATGGTGGTTGACAGTACGGGAAAGGAAATTCCGGCTCGAGCGCTACTTGATTCCGCTAGTATGTGCAGTTTTATGACGAAGAAGTTGGCCAACACCCTCGATCTCCGCCGTTCTACCGTTGACATTGCCGTTTCAGGGATTGGTGAGTCATCCAAGCAGATCAAGCGCCAGTTAACAGCGAAGATTCGTTCAACTGTATCCAAGTATGCAACGGAGCTAGATTTCTTGATCCTGAAAAGGCCAACAGTCTGCCTACCGACTGTGGACATTGATGTTGCTGCTTGGAAAATACCCGATGTCAACCTGGCTGATCCATACTTCTTCATTCCTACGGACATTGACCTCATTGTGGGCGGAGAAGTGTACCACGAACTTCACAGTGGCAGCAAGATTTCCCTCGGCATTGAAATGCCGACTCTAGTTGAGACTGTGTTTGGATGGGCTGTATCCGGATCGGTTCCAATAAATTCCTCCGAAACTCCCCGGTTATGTCATCGTACGACCATCGATCGAGACCTAGAACAATCCATCGAAAGGTCCTGGGAACTCGAATCTCTGTTGCCGTCTCAAGCTCTGTCAGCTGAAGAAACAAAGTGTGAAGAAGTGTTCAGTGCTACCACCACTCGCGATTCGTCCGGTCGTTTCGTTGTTAGATTGCCACTCACTAGTTATCCCCTGGTACGTGTTGGTGAACCAAGATCCATCGTCGAGCGCCGCTTCCAAGGTCTAGAGAGGAGACTTAAGCGAGATCCTGCCCCTCGAGAAGCCTACGTTTGTTTCATGGCCGACTACGAACGTTTGGGCCTCATGATCGAGTTAACTGATCCAGTAGACGACTCTGTCCCCCACTGCTATCTACCACATCATCCAGTCTTCAAGGAGTCAAGCACAAGCACCAAGGTCCGTGTTGTTTTTGACGCTTCGTGCAAGACATCAACCGGTTACTCCATCAACGATACGCAGTTGGTGGGACCTACTATCCAGGACGATCTACTGTCGATCATTATGCGCTTCCGAACCCACCCAATCGCACTCGTAGCCGACATTGAAAAGATGTACCGCCAAATACAACTGCACCTGGACGACTCGCCATTTTTGGCCACCCGCACCTTAAAACGCCTCGCTGAGAATGAAGTCAGTCGTTTTCCTGTTGCCACCCCAGTTTTCAAGAGTGACTTCTACGTCGACGTCTGTTTGACTGGTGCCGAAGATGTCGATTCTGCCGTTCAACTCCGCCGAAAGGCATCTGCTCTAGTTGTTTCTGCCGGTTTACCACTCAAGAAATGGGCATCCAATGTTCCTGAAGCGCTTCGTGGTATTCCTCCAGAAGATTTGGCTGTATCCGCAATCCACAGCCTGCAGGACGATCAGGATGTCTCCACGTTCGGACTTGTTTGGGAAACGACGTTGCACTGTTTTCGTATCCAATTCCCACTACCAGCGTCGTACCAAGCTGATTGGAAGGATTTTCACAGCACGCAAGATACAACCGTTACGATCCAAGTTCCTCGCTACGTGTCTTCCGCCAATGCCACTTTTTACCATTTGCATTTCATCTCGGAAGCGTCGGAGAAGTCCCATGGAAGTTGCTGCATGCGGTACTTCCGCTTGTTGAAAGCTGCTGCACGGAAGTCGGAAAAGGACCCATTCATGATCCTAACCACCGCCGATCTGAAAGAAGCAGCCTTCGTTCTGTATCGTCTTGCCCAGAAACAGGATTTTCCTGAGAAGTTAGTCACCCTTGCATCGACCAGTCGCCTTCCATCTTCATCGCAGTTGAAACACACCCGCATCAAACTGAATTCAAATGGAATTATTCGAATTGTTCTGCTCGTGAAACTCCTGCTATTAAATCTGTTGGCGAAGTATTATCATGGGAATTTACTTCACCTCGGCCCACAACTAATGCTCCCCACGATCCTTCAAAAACATTGGATCATTGGAGGACGCAATCTAGTGCGCCGCACATTCCATGAACGCCACAAGTGTTTCCGAAGCAGACCGAAGATGATCCTGCTGATGAACGTGGTCAACAATTGGAGAACCGGTCACCGCAGTTCCTGGAAATCCGCAATGAGTAGAGTTGCACTCTAAGACAGCTCCTGCACAGAATTTTATGGATCAGGTGATTGCGGTTCCAATAGTTTTACATTTCGTTTGTTGGTCTACTGGGTTCCCTTTTGCTTCCCAGAAACAAATCCCAGATGGTGTCACTTGTCGTCGTTTCCGCCTGTATATTGCGGACCTCCCAGAACCAGTAGTCGCAGATTGCAGCCTGAATGAGTAGAGCTACACTCTAAGCTAGCTCCTgtacatcaattttgaaaatcaggtgaTTGCGATTCCAATATCCCCATATTTTGTTTGTTGGGCTACTGGGTTCCTTCTTGTTCCGCAGAAATCAACGCTCCGAGTGAGGTCGCACTTTATCGTTTCCGGCTCCATGTGGTGGACATCCTTTCCCATCGGTTTCCTAGCAATGGCTGATTGAAGGCAGTAGTCGGTGGTCGCAGCTTCAATGAGTAGAGCTACACTCTAAGTTAGCTCCTGTATGACAACCTTAAGCACCAGGTGATTGCGGTTCCAATCCTTCTATTGTATGTTTGTTGGTCTACTGGGTTCCTCTTTGTTCCAGAAAGCAAAGCTCCAGATGGTGTCCGCACCGCCCAGTACCAATCACTCCTCCTGCTCACCTGGTTCCGTGCTGCGTCCTGTTGGTCCACGTATTTAGTCGAAGATGAAGGCAACCGATGAAGGCTCCCCAATGATACCGAAGCGAGTGTTGAAATGTCCGTGCCAtttcaaggtggccggaatgTTTGTAACCAAACCTAGAATTCAATTAtttgttaaatgttaaatttctttaaattatttgtattaatgttaaaacttaaaatattgaaCCAGTCTAGTATAAGAAACAACATACCAGTGAGTTACCGAATGAACTGTTTGGAAACGGTAACTCACCAACCAGCTGACCAAAGCAACAAAAAAGTCAGCATAAGTCAGTCTGAATAAAGTCTCGTAGCGGCAACATCAGCTCCGTACTACTCGTTGTTTGTTTGTCGGTCGAGTAAAATTAAGTCCAATAAAGTGGTGTTTTATTTGTTGTAAATCGGTCGTCTTTTGTGTTTTAAAGCACATCCGAAACCCAGAACAGAAGGATTTGTGCTGTGTGTTGTGTGCGGACTTGAATTAGGTGCAACAAAAACCTTCCTCCTGACCCGTCGGCAGTGGAGAAGCAGCGAACCACAAAACCAATAGCGCTAAGGAATCGACCGCCCCTGGGTGTACCCGCTGCTGGTGTTTATTGCTGTACCAACAAACAGCAATTGGTAAACCCTCCGATCATTTGAACCCGGTAAGCTACCCCCTGAATCCTcaacagtcatttttgtcatttttgtcatttttgtcatttttgtcattttggtcatttttgtcatttttgtcatttttgtcatttttgtcatttttgtcatttttgtcatttttgtcatttttgtcatttttgtcatttttgtcatttttgtcatttttgtcatttttgtcatttttgtcatttttgtcatttttgtcatttttgtcatttttgtcatttttgtcatttttgtcatttttgtcatttttgtcatttttatcattcttgtcatttttgtcatttttgtcatttttgtcattttttcatttttgtcatttttgtcatttttgtcatttttgtcacttttgtcatttttgtcatttttgtcatttttgtcattttttgtcattttttgtcattttctgtcatttttgtcatttctgtaatttttttttcattttttgtcatttatgtcatttttgtcttttttgtcatttttgtcattattgtcatttttgtcatttttgttatttttgtaatttttgtcatttttgtcatttttgtcatttttgtcatttttgtcatttttgtcatttttgtcatttttgtcatttttgtcatttttgtcatttttgtcatttttgtcatttttgtcatttttgtcatttttgtcatttttgtcatttttgtcatttttgtcatttttgtcatttttgtcatttttgtcatttttgtcatttttgtcatttttgtcatttttgtcatttttgtcatttttgtcatttttgtcatttttgtcatttttgtcatttttgtcatttttgtcatttttgtcatttttgtcatttttgtcatttttgtcatttttgtcatttttgtcatttttgtcatttttgtcatttttgtcatttttgtcatttttgtcatttttgtcatttttgtcatttttgtcatttttgtcatttttgtcatttttgtcatttttgtcatttttgtcatttttgtcatttttgtcatttttgtcatttttgtcatttttgtcatttttgtcatttttgtcatttttgtcatttttgtcatttttgtcatttttgtcatttttgtcatttttgtcatttttgtcatttttgtcatttttgtcatttttgtcatttttgtcatttttgtcatttttgtcatttttgtcatttttgtcatttttgtcatttttgtcatttttgtcatttttgtcatttttgtcatttttgtcatttttgtcatttttgtcatttttgtcatttttgtcatttttgtcatttttgtcatttttgtcatttttgtcatttttgtcatttttgtcatttttgtcatttttgtcatttttgtcatttttgtcatttttgtcatttttgtcatttttgtcatttttgtcatttttgtcatttttgtcatttttgtcatttttgtcatttttgtcatttttgtcatttttgtcatttttgtcatttttgtcatttttgtcatttttgtcatttttgtcatttttgtcatttttgtcatttttgtcatttttgtcatttttgtcatttttgtcatttttgtcatttttatcattcttgtcatttttgtcatttttgtcatttttgtcatttttgtcatttttgtcatttttgtcatttttgtcatttttgtcacttttgtcatttttgtcatttttgtcatttttgtcattttttgtcattttttgtcattttctgtcatttttgtcatttctgtaatttttttgtcattttttgtcatttatgtcatttttgtcttttttgtcatttttgtcattattgtcatttttgtcatttttgtattttttgttatttttgttatttttgtcatttttgtcatttttgtcatttttgtcatttttgtcatttttgtcatttttgtcattttttgtcatttttgtcatttttgtcatttttgtcatttttgtcatttttgtcatttttgtcatttttgtcatttttgtcatttttgtcatttttgtcatttttgtcatttttgtcatttttgtcatttttgtcatttttgtcatttttgtcatttttgtcatttttgtcatttttgtaatttttgtaatttttgtcatttttgtcatttttgtcatttttgtcatttttgtcatttttgtcatttttgtcatttttgtcatttttgtcatttttgtcatttttgtcatttttgtcatttttgtcatttttgtcatttttgtcatttttgtcatttttgtcatttttgtcatttttgtcatttttgtcatttttgtcatttttgtcatttttgtcatttttgtcatttttgtcatttttgtcatttttgtcatttttgtcatttttgtcatttttgtcatttttgtcatttttgtcatttttgtcatttttgtcatttttgtcatttttgtcatttttgtcgtttttgtcgtttttgtcatttttgtcatttttgtcatttttgtcatttttgtcatttttgtcatttttgtcatttttgtcatttttgtcatttttgtcatttttgtcatttttgtcatttttgtcatttttgtcatttttgtcatttttgtcatttttgtcatttttgtcatttttgtcatttttgtcatttttgtcatttttgtcatttttgtcatttttgtcatttttgtcatttttgtcatttttgtcatttttgtcatttttgtcatttttgtcatttttgtcatttttgtcatttttgtcatttttgtcatttttgtcatttttgtcatttttgtcatttttgtcatttttgtcatttttgtcatttttgtcatttttgtcatttttgtcatttttgtcatttttgtcatttttgtcatttttgtcatttttgtcatttttgtcatttttgtcatttttgtcatttttgtcatttttgtcatttttgtcatttttgtcatttttgtcatttttgtcatttttgtcatttttgtcatttttgtcatttttgtcatttttgtcatttttgtcatttttgtcatttttgtcatttttgtcatttttgtcatttttgtcatttttgtcatttttgtcatttttgtcatttttgtcatttttgtcatttttgtcatttttgtcatttttgtcatttttgtcatttttgtcatttttgtcatttttgtcatttttgtcatttttgtcatttttgtcatttttgtcatttttgtcatttttgtcatttttgtcatttttgtcatttttgtcatttttgtcatttttgtcatttttgtcatttttgtcatttttgtcatttttgtcatttttgtcattttttcatttttgtcatttttgtcatttttgtcatttttgtcattttcatcattcttgtcatttttgtcatttttgtcatttttgtcattttttcatttttgtcatttttgtcatttttgtcatttttgtcacttttgtcatttttgtcatttttgtcatttttgtcatttttgtcattttttttcatttttgtcatttttgtcatttctgtaatttttttgtcattttttgtcatttatgtcatttttgtcatttttgtcatttttgtcatttttgtcatttttgtcatttttgtcatttttgtcatttttgtcatttttgtcatttttgtcatttttgtcatttttgtcatttttgtcatttttgtcatttttgtcatttttgtcatttttgtcatttttgtcatttttgtcatttttgtcatttttgtcatttttgtcatatttgtcatttttgtcatttttgtcatttttgtcatttttgtcatttttgtcatttttgtcatttttgtcatttttgtcatttttgttattcttgtctcatttttgtcatttttgtcatttttgtcatttttgtcatttttctcatttttgtcatttttgtcattttttttcatttttttcatttttgtcatttttgtcatttttttcatttttgtcatttttgtcatttttgtcatttttgtcatttttgtcatttttgtcatttttgtcattt
It includes:
- the LOC129741663 gene encoding uncharacterized protein LOC129741663, with the translated sequence MPKTKSDERVEDAIIRRKAILTNLSDVERFTREFNVDRDAGRLQVRQDLVDRIYDQFQKTQTVIEKWDGPDRLEMRLAERSTIEERFCEVKAFLLNNIPERLNSSTSAEPTAATSTAMFHLRLPKIDLPRFDGDFSRWLSFRDTFKSMVHLNPDVPAVAKLQYLLQSLEGEAKKPFESVNVEAANYLITWEALMKRYDNQRYLKRQLFRAMYDIQPLRKESSKDLHTLTDDFDRHVKAMAKLGEPVGYWDTPLVNLLCYKLDPTTLRAWEEKTSDLRDITYQELIDFLYSRAMMLKTIVSEEQHYLQTMPTRMTGSQPKKQYRLVANPVASDTKPDPPPCIVCSERHHLFRCRKFASFSPNNRRQVVTSHRLCWNCFNFGHLARTCSSRHTCRFCNGRHHSLLHDAIKATFFNSLPEPTSLLSNSPLPAPQRSTAPTDADPQPSTSSQQVCMTVQASTSTVLLETVMLMVVDSTGKEIPARALLDSASMCSFMTKKLANTLDLRRSTVDIAVSGIGESSKQIKRQLTAKIRSTVSKYATELDFLILKRPTVCLPTVDIDVAAWKIPDVNLADPYFFIPTDIDLIVGGEVYHELHSGSKISLGIEMPTLVETVFGWAVSGSVPINSSETPRLCHRTTIDRDLEQSIERSWELESLLPSQALSAEETKCEEVFSATTTRDSSGRFVVRLPLTSYPLVRVGEPRSIVERRFQGLERRLKRDPAPREAYVCFMADYERLGLMIELTDPVDDSVPHCYLPHHPVFKESSTSTKVRVVFDASCKTSTGYSINDTQLVGPTIQDDLLSIIMRFRTHPIALVADIEKMYRQIQLHLDDSPFLATRTLKRLAENEVSRFPVATPVFKSDFYVDVCLTGAEDVDSAVQLRRKASALVVSAGLPLKKWASNVPEALRGIPPEDLAVSAIHSLQDDQDVSTFGLVWETTLHCFRIQFPLPASYQADWKDFHSTQDTTVTIQVPRYVSSANATFYHLHFISEASEKSHGSCCMRYFRLLKAAARKSEKDPFMILTTADLKEAAFVLYRLAQKQDFPEKLVTLASTSRLPSSSQLKHTRIKLNSNGIIRIVLLVKLLLLNLLAKYYHGNLLHLGPQLMLPTILQKHWIIGGRNLVRRTFHERHKCFRSRPKMILLMNVVNNWRTGHRSSWKSAMSRVAL